A genomic window from Providencia alcalifaciens includes:
- the livG gene encoding high-affinity branched-chain amino acid ABC transporter ATP-binding protein LivG: MTTTPLLQVSGLTMRFGGLLAVNNVELTLNQGEIVSLIGPNGAGKTTIFNCLTGFYKPTSGSILYRDKHLEGLPGQAIARLGVIRTFQHVRLFKEMTVIENLLVAQHQHLKSSIFSGLLKTPAFRRAEAEAVDNAVKWLERVNLSEFANRQAGNLAYGQQRRLEIARCMVTRPEVLMLDEPAAGLNPKETNDLDELIAELRTHHNVSILLIEHDMKLVMGISDRIYVVNQGTPLANGTPNEIRQHPDVIKAYLGEAY; the protein is encoded by the coding sequence ATGACGACAACACCTTTACTGCAAGTCAGTGGATTAACCATGCGCTTTGGTGGTTTGTTAGCCGTCAACAATGTGGAACTGACGTTGAACCAAGGGGAAATTGTTTCATTGATCGGCCCTAATGGTGCAGGCAAGACCACTATATTTAACTGTTTAACTGGTTTTTATAAGCCAACTAGCGGGTCGATTCTCTATCGAGACAAGCATCTTGAAGGGCTTCCGGGTCAAGCCATTGCTCGCCTTGGGGTAATCCGCACGTTTCAGCATGTACGCTTATTCAAAGAGATGACGGTGATTGAAAATTTATTAGTGGCTCAGCATCAACATCTTAAAAGCAGTATTTTCTCTGGCTTACTGAAAACCCCTGCATTTCGCCGGGCAGAAGCCGAAGCAGTGGATAACGCCGTGAAATGGCTAGAGCGGGTTAATCTTTCTGAATTTGCTAACCGTCAAGCCGGAAATCTGGCGTATGGTCAACAGCGTCGTCTAGAAATTGCACGCTGCATGGTCACGCGGCCTGAAGTTTTGATGCTGGATGAGCCAGCGGCAGGGTTAAACCCGAAGGAAACTAACGATCTGGATGAGCTAATTGCGGAGCTGAGAACTCATCATAATGTCTCTATCTTATTGATAGAACATGATATGAAATTAGTGATGGGAATTTCTGACCGAATTTATGTGGTGAACCAAGGAACGCCTCTGGCGAACGGGACACCGAACGAAATTCGCCAGCATCCTGATGTGATAAAAGCCTACTTGGGAGAAGCTTACTGA
- a CDS encoding high-affinity branched-chain amino acid ABC transporter permease LivM has protein sequence MRKENWISAIIASVTFFILAVFMMGLKLGLDGTKLVVESGGDVRWNWIFVGIAIIFVYQLIRPALSKVWQGVPKKSWALPDFDGGSLRQKIIGIAIIIGAIIWPFLVSRGSVDIATLTLIYVMLGLGLNVVVGLSGLLVLGYAGFYAIGAYTFGLLNHYYDFGFWESLPIAGLTAALAGFLLGFPVLRLRGDYLAIVTLGFGEIVRILLLNNTEITGGPNGISQLPKPTFFGLEFSRTAKEGWDTFHNFFGLDYNPGDRIIFLYFVALLLVVITLIVISRLLRMPLGRAWEALREDEIACRSLGLSPTRIKLTAFTISATFAGFAGALFAARQGFISPESFTFAESAFVLAIVVLGGMGSQISVILAAIILVVSREMMRDLNEYSMLLLGALMVLMMIWRPQGLLPMQRRQMKLKSAQGGGSQ, from the coding sequence ATGAGAAAAGAAAATTGGATCAGTGCCATTATTGCCTCCGTCACCTTCTTTATTTTAGCCGTGTTTATGATGGGGCTAAAATTAGGCCTCGATGGTACTAAGTTGGTGGTGGAATCGGGGGGAGACGTTCGTTGGAATTGGATCTTCGTCGGCATCGCCATTATCTTTGTGTATCAATTGATTCGCCCTGCATTAAGCAAAGTGTGGCAAGGCGTGCCCAAAAAATCTTGGGCGTTACCGGATTTTGACGGTGGTTCGCTCAGACAAAAAATTATCGGGATCGCTATCATTATTGGGGCGATCATCTGGCCATTTTTGGTGTCTCGCGGCAGCGTCGATATTGCGACATTAACTTTAATTTACGTGATGCTGGGGCTGGGTTTAAACGTCGTCGTTGGGTTATCAGGTTTACTGGTACTTGGCTACGCGGGTTTTTACGCTATCGGCGCCTATACTTTCGGCTTACTCAACCACTATTATGATTTCGGTTTCTGGGAAAGTTTACCCATTGCAGGTTTAACGGCAGCATTAGCGGGTTTCTTATTGGGCTTTCCTGTACTGAGGCTGCGGGGCGACTATTTGGCGATTGTCACCCTTGGTTTTGGGGAGATCGTGCGTATTTTATTATTAAATAATACGGAGATCACTGGTGGTCCGAATGGGATCAGTCAACTGCCAAAACCGACCTTCTTTGGCTTAGAATTTAGCCGTACTGCTAAAGAGGGTTGGGACACATTCCATAACTTCTTCGGCTTAGATTACAACCCCGGCGACCGGATCATATTCCTCTATTTTGTGGCGCTGTTGCTGGTGGTGATCACCTTGATCGTCATCAGCCGCTTGTTACGAATGCCATTAGGGCGTGCGTGGGAAGCGCTACGTGAAGATGAAATTGCGTGTCGATCATTAGGCTTAAGCCCGACGCGTATTAAATTAACCGCCTTTACGATCAGTGCAACATTCGCAGGGTTTGCTGGAGCGCTATTTGCCGCACGACAAGGGTTTATCAGCCCTGAATCCTTCACTTTTGCCGAATCTGCCTTTGTACTGGCGATCGTGGTGCTTGGTGGAATGGGATCGCAAATATCGGTGATTTTAGCCGCGATCATCTTGGTGGTATCAAGGGAGATGATGCGAGATCTGAATGAATACAGCATGTTGCTACTGGGTGCATTGATGGTGCTGATGATGATCTGGCGCCCACAAGGGTTATTGCCGATGCAGCGTCGTCAAATGAAACTGAAAAGTGCGCAGGGAGGGGGATCACAATGA
- the livH gene encoding high-affinity branched-chain amino acid ABC transporter permease LivH encodes MSDQILYFIQQFLNGLTLGSTYALIAIGYTMVYGIIGMINFAHGEVYMIGSYVSFIVIAGLMMLGIDVGWILIAAAFVAAIVVSSSYGWSIERVAYRPVRHSKRLIALISAIGMSIFLQNYVSLSQGSRDLALPSLITGQWVLGESDGFSAIVTKMQLTIWIVTFLAMLALTLFIRYSRMGRACRACAEDLKMASLLGINTDRVISLTFVIGATMAAVAGVLLGQFYGVINPYIGFMAGMKAFTAAVLGGIGSIPGAMLGGLILGVSEAMTSAYLSTEYKDVVSFGLLIGVLLIMPTGILGRPEVEKV; translated from the coding sequence ATGTCAGACCAAATTCTGTATTTTATTCAGCAATTCCTCAATGGCTTAACGTTAGGAAGCACTTACGCGCTGATCGCTATCGGCTATACCATGGTGTATGGCATCATCGGGATGATCAACTTCGCCCACGGTGAAGTGTACATGATTGGTAGCTACGTTTCGTTCATTGTCATTGCGGGCTTAATGATGCTCGGTATCGATGTGGGCTGGATCCTTATTGCGGCGGCGTTTGTGGCGGCAATTGTGGTATCAAGCTCCTATGGTTGGAGTATCGAGCGCGTCGCTTACCGTCCCGTTCGTCACTCTAAGCGCTTGATTGCACTGATCTCGGCGATCGGGATGTCCATCTTCTTACAAAACTACGTCAGTTTATCTCAAGGATCCCGCGATCTGGCATTGCCAAGCCTGATTACTGGGCAGTGGGTATTAGGTGAAAGTGATGGCTTCTCTGCTATTGTCACCAAAATGCAGCTGACTATCTGGATTGTGACCTTCCTTGCGATGCTGGCACTCACGCTGTTTATCCGTTATTCCCGTATGGGGCGTGCTTGTCGTGCATGCGCGGAAGATTTAAAAATGGCAAGCCTACTGGGTATCAATACTGACCGCGTGATCTCTTTGACATTTGTGATCGGCGCGACGATGGCAGCCGTTGCGGGGGTATTATTAGGGCAATTTTACGGTGTAATCAACCCGTATATTGGCTTTATGGCGGGTATGAAGGCTTTCACCGCAGCAGTATTAGGGGGAATTGGTAGCATTCCTGGCGCTATGTTGGGGGGCTTGATCCTCGGCGTATCAGAGGCCATGACTTCAGCGTATTTAAGTACTGAATATAAAGATGTGGTTTCATTTGGTTTATTGATTGGTGTTCTGTTGATCATGCCAACTGGCATTCTGGGTCGCCCGGAGGTCGAAAAAGTATGA
- a CDS encoding branched-chain amino acid ABC transporter substrate-binding protein produces MKNINKALLAGCIAMALSPAGWAKEIKIAVVGAMSGPVAQYGDMEFTGARQAIADINAKGGINGDTLVAVEYDDACDPKQAVAVANKVINDGIKHVIGHLCSSSTQPASDIYEDEGVLMITPAATNADLTTRGYQFIMRTTGLDSDQGPTAAKYIMEKIKPTRIAVVHDKQQYGEGLARSVRESLNKAGVKEVMFEGVTAGDKDFSALVAKLKKENVDFVYFGGYYPEMGQILRQAKQSGLNIRFMGPEGVGNSSLSNIAGDASEGMLVTLPKRYDQLPANQSIVDAIKKKKEDPTGPFVWTTYAAIQGLTTAMQRTGSTEPDVLAKDLKANPVDTVMGQLSWKPNGDLKGFEFGVFEWHKDGTSTAQE; encoded by the coding sequence ATGAAGAATATTAATAAAGCATTATTAGCGGGTTGTATCGCAATGGCATTAAGCCCAGCAGGGTGGGCGAAAGAGATTAAAATCGCCGTCGTTGGGGCTATGTCAGGCCCTGTTGCTCAGTATGGTGATATGGAATTTACGGGGGCTCGCCAAGCCATTGCGGATATTAATGCGAAGGGTGGAATTAACGGTGATACATTGGTTGCCGTTGAATACGATGATGCCTGTGACCCAAAACAAGCGGTTGCGGTTGCCAACAAAGTGATTAACGATGGCATCAAACATGTTATTGGTCACCTCTGCTCCTCCTCCACTCAGCCAGCTTCCGATATTTATGAAGATGAAGGGGTTCTGATGATCACCCCTGCGGCGACCAATGCGGATTTAACCACACGTGGCTATCAGTTTATCATGCGTACAACAGGGCTGGATTCTGACCAAGGTCCAACCGCAGCAAAATACATCATGGAAAAAATTAAACCTACGCGTATTGCGGTGGTACATGATAAGCAGCAATACGGCGAAGGTTTGGCTCGCTCAGTACGTGAAAGTTTGAACAAAGCGGGTGTGAAGGAAGTGATGTTTGAAGGGGTCACTGCGGGTGATAAAGACTTCTCTGCACTGGTTGCTAAGCTGAAAAAAGAGAACGTCGATTTTGTCTATTTCGGTGGCTACTATCCAGAAATGGGGCAAATTTTACGCCAAGCGAAACAATCAGGCCTGAACATTCGCTTTATGGGACCTGAAGGTGTGGGTAACTCCTCACTGTCAAATATTGCAGGCGACGCCTCTGAAGGTATGTTGGTGACATTACCGAAACGTTATGACCAACTTCCAGCTAACCAATCCATCGTCGATGCGATTAAAAAGAAAAAAGAAGATCCAACAGGACCATTTGTATGGACAACTTACGCAGCAATCCAAGGCTTAACCACGGCGATGCAGCGTACAGGCAGCACGGAACCTGATGTACTGGCGAAAGATCTGAAAGCCAATCCAGTGGATACCGTTATGGGGCAATTAAGCTGGAAGCCAAATGGTGACCTGAAAGGTTTCGAATTCGGTGTGTTTGAATGGCACAAAGATGGAACCTCTACTGCACAAGAGTAA
- the panM gene encoding aspartate 1-decarboxylase autocleavage activator PanM codes for MRLTIIPLVNPTEQQYIDLSKIWLDQNRIQLEQSIESGVLFYGACFNERLLAAAKVVINQQQGTVRDFNVREITRRRGVGLYLLQDICRQQPEIRHWIFDLQGVEPQNKIALEKFLIACGFQPTEETHHWQLNIEPLV; via the coding sequence ATGAGACTTACCATCATCCCTCTGGTCAATCCTACTGAGCAACAATACATCGACTTATCGAAGATCTGGCTAGACCAGAATCGAATACAACTCGAACAAAGCATTGAGTCTGGTGTGCTTTTTTATGGGGCGTGTTTTAATGAGCGATTATTAGCTGCGGCTAAAGTAGTTATTAATCAACAACAAGGTACGGTCCGTGATTTTAATGTCCGTGAAATCACACGCCGTCGTGGCGTTGGGTTATATCTTTTACAGGACATTTGCCGTCAACAACCTGAAATTCGCCATTGGATCTTTGACTTGCAGGGCGTGGAACCGCAAAATAAAATCGCTTTGGAGAAATTTCTTATCGCTTGTGGTTTTCAACCCACGGAAGAAACCCATCATTGGCAGCTAAACATCGAGCCATTAGTATGA
- a CDS encoding VOC family protein, producing the protein MKLNKIHHVAIICSDFSKSKHFYCQILGLQLLSEYYRPENDSWKADLAFGEHYQIELFSFANPPKRLSYPEATGLRHLAFEVDNIEGWIAYLAQNQVVCEEIRIDPYTQKRFTFFTDPDGLPLELYSR; encoded by the coding sequence ATGAAACTTAATAAAATTCATCACGTTGCTATTATTTGCTCCGATTTTTCTAAGAGTAAACATTTTTACTGCCAAATCCTTGGATTACAGCTTCTCTCAGAATATTACCGTCCAGAGAATGACTCATGGAAAGCAGATTTAGCTTTTGGAGAGCATTATCAGATTGAGCTGTTTAGTTTTGCAAATCCGCCCAAAAGACTCAGTTATCCGGAAGCCACTGGATTACGTCATTTAGCGTTTGAAGTCGATAATATTGAAGGATGGATTGCCTATTTGGCACAAAATCAGGTGGTGTGTGAGGAGATAAGAATCGATCCGTACACTCAGAAGCGTTTTACCTTCTTTACAGATCCGGATGGGCTACCTTTAGAGCTCTATTCTCGCTAA
- the rpoH gene encoding RNA polymerase sigma factor RpoH has translation MTKDMQSLALVPQGSIEAYMRAANAYPMLTAEEEKELAERLHYDGDLEAAKQLILSHLRFVIHIARSYAGYGLPQADLIQEGNIGLMKAVRRFNPEVGVRLVSFAVHWIKAEIHEYVLRNWRIVKVATTKSQRKLFFNLRKNKKRLGWFNQEEVDMVAQELGVSTKDVLEMESRMAAQDMAFDMSDDDDSGDFGGPVAPVLFLQDKSSDFANTIEDDNWESHATDRLADALASLDERSQDIIRARWLDDDNKTTLQELADKYGVSAERVRQLEKNAMKKLRLAMEDEDDEM, from the coding sequence ATGACCAAAGATATGCAATCATTAGCGCTTGTTCCACAAGGAAGTATTGAAGCTTATATGCGAGCTGCCAATGCTTACCCAATGCTGACCGCAGAGGAAGAAAAGGAACTGGCAGAAAGGCTGCATTACGATGGTGACCTCGAAGCTGCTAAGCAACTGATTTTATCCCATTTGCGCTTTGTTATTCACATTGCGCGTAGCTATGCAGGCTATGGTTTACCACAAGCTGACTTAATTCAGGAAGGCAACATCGGCCTGATGAAGGCTGTGCGTCGCTTTAATCCTGAAGTGGGTGTGCGTCTGGTGTCTTTCGCAGTGCATTGGATCAAAGCAGAAATTCATGAATACGTTTTACGTAACTGGCGTATCGTCAAAGTCGCAACAACAAAATCCCAGCGTAAATTATTCTTTAATTTAAGAAAGAATAAAAAACGCCTTGGTTGGTTTAACCAAGAAGAGGTGGATATGGTTGCACAAGAGTTAGGGGTGAGCACCAAAGATGTGCTGGAAATGGAATCCCGTATGGCGGCGCAAGACATGGCATTTGATATGTCTGACGACGATGATAGCGGTGATTTCGGTGGTCCAGTTGCACCTGTGCTTTTTCTCCAAGATAAGTCTTCTGATTTTGCCAATACCATTGAAGATGATAACTGGGAAAGTCACGCAACGGACCGTTTAGCCGATGCGTTAGCCTCATTAGATGAGCGCAGCCAAGATATCATTCGCGCTCGTTGGTTGGATGATGACAATAAAACGACGCTGCAAGAGCTGGCCGATAAATACGGCGTTTCTGCCGAGCGGGTTCGTCAGCTTGAAAAGAACGCTATGAAAAAGCTGCGTCTTGCTATGGAAGATGAAGACGACGAGATGTAA
- the ftsX gene encoding permease-like cell division protein FtsX: MAKNVRKAKPERAMQSKSKALKGGWREQWRYSWLNALADMLRQPLATFLTVMVIAISLALPSLCYIVWKNVSQAAEQWYPTPQLTVYLDKSLDEQGGQNVVTQLEALDGVAHVNYLSRDQAISEFRSWSGFSTALDMLEENPLPAVAIITPKLDFEGSNALATLRDRVSQVNGIEEVRMDDSWFSRLAALTRLVGQVASVIGILMIVSLFLVIGNSVRLNIFARRDTINVMKLIGATDGFIMRPFLNGGVVLGALGAVIALIMTFLLVWQLSDLVAQVASVFGTQFHIEGLLWEEALLIILMSAIVGWVAAWLATLQHLRHFRPE; the protein is encoded by the coding sequence ATGGCTAAGAATGTCCGCAAAGCGAAGCCAGAACGTGCCATGCAATCAAAAAGCAAAGCACTCAAAGGTGGTTGGCGTGAGCAGTGGCGCTACTCTTGGTTAAATGCACTGGCTGACATGCTACGTCAACCGTTGGCAACCTTTTTAACTGTGATGGTCATAGCGATTTCATTAGCGCTGCCAAGTTTGTGTTATATCGTTTGGAAGAACGTTTCCCAAGCGGCTGAACAATGGTACCCGACGCCTCAGCTGACAGTTTATCTGGATAAGTCTCTCGATGAGCAAGGGGGACAAAATGTGGTGACTCAACTTGAAGCCCTTGACGGTGTCGCCCATGTGAATTACTTATCTCGCGACCAAGCGATATCTGAATTTCGTAGCTGGTCTGGCTTTAGTACTGCATTAGATATGCTAGAAGAGAATCCACTACCAGCGGTGGCAATTATTACCCCGAAACTGGATTTTGAAGGTTCGAATGCCTTAGCAACACTGCGCGACCGTGTCAGCCAAGTTAACGGCATAGAAGAAGTACGAATGGATGATAGCTGGTTCTCTCGCCTAGCCGCATTAACACGGTTGGTAGGACAAGTGGCATCGGTGATTGGCATTTTGATGATTGTTTCATTGTTCTTAGTGATTGGTAATAGTGTGCGGTTAAATATCTTTGCTCGTCGCGATACCATCAATGTGATGAAACTGATTGGGGCCACTGATGGCTTTATCATGCGTCCGTTCTTAAATGGTGGGGTTGTGTTAGGCGCCCTGGGTGCGGTGATCGCCCTCATTATGACATTCTTACTTGTGTGGCAGTTGTCTGATTTAGTGGCGCAAGTCGCAAGCGTATTTGGTACGCAATTCCACATTGAAGGGTTATTGTGGGAAGAGGCTCTGTTGATCATTCTTATGTCTGCAATTGTGGGCTGGGTAGCGGCATGGCTGGCAACATTACAACATTTACGCCATTTCAGACCAGAATAA
- the ftsE gene encoding cell division ATP-binding protein FtsE — protein MIRFEHVSKAYRGGRQALQGVDFHLRPGEMAFLTGHSGAGKSTLLKLICGIERPSAGHILFNGHDISRLKDREIPFLRRQIGMIFQDHHLLFDRTVYDNVAMPLIISGASSEDIRRRVSAALDKVGLLDKAKNFPIQLSGGEQQRVGIARAVVNKPTMLLADEPTGNLDNELSEGIMRLFEEFNRVGVTVLMATHDIALIERRNLRVLTLSEGRMLGGQHG, from the coding sequence ATGATTCGCTTTGAACATGTGAGTAAAGCTTATCGCGGTGGCCGCCAAGCACTCCAAGGGGTAGATTTCCATCTACGCCCTGGGGAAATGGCATTTTTAACGGGTCACTCAGGCGCAGGTAAAAGTACATTGCTTAAACTGATTTGTGGTATTGAGCGCCCAAGTGCAGGTCATATTCTGTTTAATGGTCACGATATCAGCCGACTCAAAGACAGAGAGATCCCTTTTCTGCGCAGACAGATCGGCATGATTTTCCAAGATCACCATCTGTTATTTGATCGCACAGTCTATGATAACGTGGCGATGCCGCTGATTATTTCTGGTGCAAGTAGCGAAGATATTCGCCGACGCGTGAGCGCTGCATTGGATAAAGTCGGTTTGTTGGATAAAGCGAAAAACTTCCCAATCCAACTGTCTGGTGGTGAACAGCAGCGAGTAGGCATTGCACGTGCAGTGGTGAATAAGCCAACGATGCTTCTCGCGGATGAGCCGACAGGTAACCTTGATAACGAGTTATCTGAAGGCATTATGCGTTTATTTGAAGAGTTTAACCGTGTGGGTGTGACGGTATTAATGGCAACCCACGATATTGCGTTGATTGAACGCCGTAATTTGCGTGTATTGACCTTAAGCGAAGGTCGGATGCTTGGAGGTCAACATGGCTAA
- the ftsY gene encoding signal recognition particle-docking protein FtsY produces MAKDKKKGFFSWLGFGRKNEEETQQPDGELKNDVVHDTEQRDAATAEAERQHQAELDAIKAAEDEAERQYQAEQDAITAAAEEAERQHKAQLEAMRIAAENAEQERQAAEENRIAEEKAAREALEAQAVRQAEEAAERQRQIEQAAIKAAEEEAERQHQAELAVIKAAEEKAEREYQAAEAARLAQEQAERERQEAEAARLAEEEAERQRQAELAAIKEAEAKAERERQEAEAARLAEEEAERQRQAELAAIKEAEAKAERERQEAEAARLAEEEAERQRQAELAAIKEAEAKAERERQEAEAARLAEEEAERQRQAELAAIKEAEEKAERERQEAEAARLAEEEAARLAEEEAARIAEEEAEAARLAEEEAAKAQPVEQEKPKKEGFFSRLKKGLLKTRQNLGSGFLGLFKGKKIDDDLFEELEEQLLIADVGVETTRKIIDNLTQHASRKELKDAEALYGKLREEMSDILATVDKPLEIEGKKPYVILMVGVNGVGKTTTIGKLARQYQSEGKSVMLAAGDTFRAAAVEQLQVWGDRNNISVVAQHTGADPASVIFDAIQSAQAKGVDVLIADTAGRLQNKAHLMEELKKIVRVMKKLDESAPHEIMLTLDASTGQNAVSQAKIFNDAVGLTGITLTKLDGTAKGGVIFSIADQFGIPIRYIGIGEGIEDLRPFKADDFIEALFAREE; encoded by the coding sequence ATGGCTAAAGATAAGAAAAAAGGCTTTTTCTCATGGTTGGGATTTGGTCGTAAGAATGAAGAAGAAACCCAGCAACCGGATGGCGAACTGAAAAATGATGTTGTTCATGATACTGAGCAACGCGATGCCGCCACAGCAGAAGCTGAGCGTCAACATCAGGCAGAGCTTGATGCAATTAAAGCGGCAGAAGATGAAGCTGAGCGCCAATATCAAGCTGAACAAGATGCGATTACGGCTGCCGCTGAAGAAGCTGAACGCCAGCATAAAGCGCAATTAGAGGCGATGCGCATTGCGGCAGAAAACGCAGAGCAAGAGCGCCAAGCGGCAGAAGAAAATCGTATAGCAGAAGAAAAAGCGGCGAGAGAAGCATTAGAAGCGCAGGCTGTACGCCAAGCTGAAGAAGCCGCGGAACGCCAACGCCAAATTGAGCAAGCTGCGATTAAAGCTGCCGAAGAAGAAGCTGAGCGCCAGCATCAAGCTGAGTTAGCCGTTATCAAAGCCGCAGAAGAAAAAGCGGAACGTGAATACCAAGCAGCGGAAGCCGCTCGTTTAGCGCAAGAGCAAGCTGAACGCGAGCGTCAAGAGGCGGAAGCGGCTCGTTTAGCGGAAGAAGAAGCGGAGCGCCAACGTCAAGCGGAACTCGCTGCTATCAAAGAAGCGGAAGCAAAAGCCGAACGCGAACGCCAAGAGGCGGAAGCGGCTCGTTTAGCGGAAGAAGAAGCAGAGCGTCAACGCCAAGCGGAACTCGCCGCTATCAAAGAAGCGGAAGCAAAAGCCGAACGCGAGCGCCAAGAGGCGGAAGCAGCTCGCTTAGCGGAAGAAGAAGCAGAGCGCCAGCGCCAAGCTGAACTCGCGGCTATCAAAGAAGCGGAAGCAAAAGCCGAACGTGAACGCCAAGAGGCGGAAGCAGCTCGCTTAGCGGAAGAAGAAGCAGAGCGCCAGCGCCAAGCTGAACTCGCGGCTATCAAAGAAGCGGAAGAAAAAGCCGAACGCGAACGCCAAGAGGCGGAAGCAGCTCGCTTAGCGGAAGAAGAAGCAGCTCGCTTAGCGGAAGAAGAAGCTGCTCGTATAGCAGAAGAAGAGGCCGAGGCGGCACGTTTAGCAGAGGAAGAAGCAGCTAAAGCTCAGCCAGTTGAGCAGGAAAAACCGAAAAAAGAAGGTTTTTTTAGCCGTTTAAAGAAAGGGTTATTAAAAACTCGTCAAAATTTAGGTTCTGGTTTCCTTGGTCTATTCAAGGGCAAAAAAATCGATGACGACCTTTTTGAAGAGCTAGAAGAGCAATTATTAATTGCGGATGTCGGTGTTGAAACTACCCGTAAAATCATTGATAACTTAACGCAGCACGCTTCCCGTAAAGAACTAAAAGATGCCGAAGCGTTGTACGGCAAGCTGCGTGAAGAAATGTCTGATATCTTAGCCACTGTAGATAAACCATTAGAGATCGAAGGTAAAAAACCTTATGTTATTCTGATGGTTGGTGTTAACGGTGTGGGTAAAACAACAACGATTGGTAAATTAGCGCGTCAGTATCAATCAGAAGGTAAGTCCGTCATGTTGGCGGCGGGTGATACATTCCGTGCCGCGGCGGTTGAACAACTGCAAGTGTGGGGCGATCGTAACAATATTTCAGTTGTCGCTCAGCATACTGGCGCGGATCCTGCTTCCGTAATTTTTGATGCGATTCAATCTGCTCAAGCAAAAGGCGTGGATGTTTTGATAGCAGATACCGCAGGGCGCTTACAAAATAAAGCGCACTTAATGGAAGAATTGAAAAAAATCGTCCGTGTGATGAAGAAACTTGATGAGTCAGCCCCTCATGAAATTATGCTGACCCTCGATGCGAGCACGGGACAAAATGCGGTTAGTCAGGCTAAAATTTTCAATGACGCCGTAGGTTTAACCGGTATTACACTGACAAAACTCGATGGTACAGCAAAAGGTGGCGTAATCTTCTCAATCGCCGATCAGTTCGGTATTCCAATCCGTTATATCGGGATTGGTGAAGGTATTGAAGATTTACGCCCATTTAAAGCCGATGACTTTATCGAGGCTCTATTTGCCCGAGAGGAATAA
- the rsmD gene encoding 16S rRNA (guanine(966)-N(2))-methyltransferase, which yields MAKKPQTASLGQIRVIGGKWRGRKLPVRDSEGLRPTTDRIKETLFNWLMPVIRDARCLDCFAGSGALGFEALSRFAEHVTFIELDKQNAKLLSENKIRLAADNATVINNSSLTVLSQVGTPCDVVFIDPPFRKGLLGETITLLEKNQWLADESWIYVESEAELPLTDIPANWQLHREKVAGQVAYRLFIRQSVHSSSMQGEKDAD from the coding sequence ATGGCAAAAAAACCACAAACAGCCTCCTTGGGGCAAATTCGTGTCATTGGTGGTAAGTGGCGTGGGCGAAAACTGCCTGTACGCGATAGTGAGGGCTTACGTCCCACCACTGATCGCATCAAAGAAACGCTCTTTAACTGGTTAATGCCAGTGATCCGTGATGCTCGCTGTCTTGATTGCTTCGCAGGTAGTGGCGCTTTAGGTTTTGAAGCCTTATCTCGCTTTGCCGAGCACGTCACGTTTATTGAACTTGATAAACAAAACGCCAAGCTTCTTAGCGAGAACAAAATTCGCTTAGCAGCAGATAATGCAACCGTTATTAATAACAGCAGCCTCACCGTTCTTAGCCAAGTGGGAACGCCTTGTGATGTGGTGTTTATCGACCCACCTTTTCGTAAAGGGCTACTTGGAGAAACCATCACGCTGTTAGAAAAAAATCAGTGGTTAGCTGATGAAAGTTGGATTTATGTAGAGTCAGAAGCGGAGTTACCACTTACTGATATTCCCGCAAACTGGCAGCTACACCGTGAAAAGGTAGCAGGTCAAGTTGCGTATCGTCTGTTTATTCGTCAATCTGTTCATTCATCAAGTATGCAGGGAGAAAAAGATGCTGATTAA
- a CDS encoding DUF1145 family protein, protein MLINIGRLLMICVWGFMIFNIVHPFPKPLKYFMDVAMVFMIFMHALQTIFLKASLPKDQKLTGLQQTKIFFFGVFEMLAMHKKTKAAIEAAKKK, encoded by the coding sequence ATGCTGATTAATATCGGACGTCTGCTTATGATTTGTGTTTGGGGCTTTATGATCTTTAATATTGTGCATCCATTCCCTAAACCATTGAAATACTTCATGGATGTCGCAATGGTATTTATGATTTTCATGCATGCATTGCAGACTATCTTCCTAAAAGCCAGCTTACCTAAAGATCAAAAGCTAACAGGGCTCCAGCAGACAAAAATTTTCTTTTTTGGTGTATTTGAAATGCTCGCCATGCATAAAAAAACAAAAGCGGCTATTGAAGCCGCTAAAAAGAAATAA